The following DNA comes from Triticum aestivum cultivar Chinese Spring chromosome 3D, IWGSC CS RefSeq v2.1, whole genome shotgun sequence.
tatacacccgAGTAGGCAGTGGAACAGTATTGGTAGCTTCTTGAGCTGCGACGGCCTGCTGTAACCTCTAGCTTGCTTGCCGTCTTGCCTCCTCCTGTAACTTCTtgccgatcgatcgatcgatcgacgaGCTAGCTACCTCTGCGTCAAGGCTCAGAGAGAGATCGATGGGGCCGGTGAAGGAGGGGAGCTTGAAGAAGCTGTGCAGCCAGCACGTGGTGTCGTTCTTCCTCGGGGCACCTCTGCCCATGGTCGTCCTCTTCGTCTTGGCCTCCGACCGGGTGGGCGAGCAGCTGTCCGGCATCTCCGGCAGCTGGCTGGGGAACAGCAACGGCGGAACTCCCGGGGCGGCGCCTGCACCGCTGGAACATGCGGTAATCAAGAAAGCAATCCTATCGTATATTTATTCATGCATGCCTGCTCACCTCCAtccagtttctttttcttttttcactttGCCCTCTCAAGAGCTAGCATTTGCATAATTTCATCACGTATGATGAAGGATTTTTCGTCCGCGGTGAATTTTAAGTTAATCCTAAGCTGGTGCTCTTAATTATGTATGATGAAGGATTTTTCACTTTGCCCTCTCAAAAGCAACCACATGGGAGAGATCCAGGatagaggaagaagaataaggacgGAGAGTGGTCTTTTTGCTTTGAACATACCAAGTACAAACTAGATACTCCATCgtttttttactccgcatataagatttatcataaaccAAACTTCATAAAtcttgaccaaatttatataaaaaaataaataCGATACCAGATATACAATATCAAAATTAATTACATGATGCATGTAATGATATTGTGATTTTTTTTGTAGTTagcttggtcaaattttatgatgtTTGACTTAAGACAAATCTTGTACGCCGACTAAAATGCGGATGGGGTACGTACATATACAGTCACACAACGTGTGCTGAGAACCAATCACAAAGTATCAAGGTTGACAAGGTCTTTCctaaaaaaagatagaaaaaatttaacgcccacatgtgtggcatCTTGCACATCGTCTATACGCCTCCATCACCGcttattttgccacgtatgaacagatgacatcagcaggaatctttttggttttcggcttaaaaatgttttatctcctaattaaaaaattgaattcaaaatacgttttcaccattaaattcgtctcgaagatcttcaaaactagaccccatattGATAagtttcgacgaaattttttttttgcccaaaagttgccatgctGTTTACATTGTAGTtgtcatagtgcttaaactaaagttgccatgtgacaattttagtttttttatgatGACAATtacagtactttgaccatgaaaattattttttaatgaaccatggcaattttaagtgcatgtatcatggcaatctTAGTTTATGGTTTATGGCAAGTTTAGTTTCTTAATTCctcgttttataatatgtcaaaatttacttttaaatatagaagaaaatagctgaaacatatcatggcaatttcagtgtaaacatcatggcaactcatgtgcaatagacatggcaacttttcaccaaaaaaatcatcaaaatatattgatatgagatctagtttcaaagatctcgtcactggggatttaatggtgaaaacagatcttcaatcggatttttcatttaagagataaaacattttaaaaactgaaaattcaaaaaaaaatccacatgcatgcatgcggtgaagTGGCACAGTATGTGTGTTACAGGACATGTGGGCGGGTTTGGCTCCCACCACATGTATGAGCGTTAGCGTTGTTCAAAAAGATTGACAAGATTTAATGGGTTTTTCTACTTTTCCAAATGGGCTTTTGTGCTCCTCCCAGATTTACAGAGCGGTCAGAGTGGGCTAGCTTCACACAACCTAGCTACAAGCCTTTTGTATCCTACGCGTAGGTTTTCATATCTGAAACTAAAATAGCCCACTATAATTTGGGGTTTCGCGCGCAGGTGGAGAGATTCCCGGGGCTCGCGGAGCTGCTGCCCAAGGTGTGCACGGAGGACCGGACGGTGATCATCACGTCGGTGAACGAGGCGTGGGCGCGGCCGGGCTCCCTCCTCGACCTCTACCTCGAGAGCTTCAACAACGGCGAGGACACCGCGCACCTCCTTGACCACCTCCTCGTCGTCGCCCTCGACCCCGCCGGCTTCCGCCGCTGCGTCGCCGTGCACCCGCACTGCTACCTCCTCGAGGTGACCACCGTGAACCTcacctccgccgcccggttcatgtccaggcaGTACCTCGAACTGGTCTGGACCAAGCTCGAGCTCCAGCAGCGCGTCCTCGAGCTCGGCTACAACTTCCTCTTCACCGTACGTGAGATCGAACGCCACAGCACCAGTACTACTTGCTAACACTACAAGGAGAATTAATCCATGGTGATGGGTATCTATCACTTGCATTTATGTAGGACACCGACATGCTCGTGCTCCGGAACCCGTTCCGGCGGATCCCGGTGTACGCGGACATGAGCGTGTCCTCCGACGACTACTCGGCGGCGCGGGCGCACCCGCTGGACAACCCGCTCAACACGGGGCTCTACTACGTGAAGGCGACGAGCCGGGGCGTGCGCGTGCTCAAGTACtggcgggcggcgcgggcgaggtTCCCCGGCGCACACGACCAGTCGGTGTTCCACAACATCAAGCGCGAGCTCGTCCAGAAGCTGGGGGTCGCCATCGAGCCCCTGGACACGGTCTACTTCGGCGGGTTCTGCGAGTACCACGACGACCTCGCCAGCGCCTGCACCATGCACGCCGACTGCTGCGTCGGCGTGGACAACAAGGTGCACGACCTCAAGGACGTCGCCGCCGACTGGAAGAGGTACACGCGCATGGCgccggaggagaggaagaaggcggGCGGGAATGTGACATGGACGGTGCCCGCGCGGTGCCGGAGGTCCGTGAACTGGAGTAAGCCCGTGCACCCCTGATGGCAGCTACAGATCGATTGATGGCTGATATACTAGTGCAGTTTTTTGGTCTGTTGACATTGCCCAGGATTTATGTAAACGTACTGAATAAATTGTTGATGAGAACATGTGCTTAGTTCTGAAGGGTTTGAGAGAGGAACAGCAGTGCAGTTTCAGAGGGAGACCCGTCGAGATTCTTTCAGAAAACTGTCGCAGATTGCTACGTACTTTGAATGGGTTCAGAAGCACCTGCCAAGCAACGCGGTCTCTTGATCGAGTTCGTATGAATGGATGGAAAAGGAGCAGAAAACCTCAACCGGATCCCCTACATTTTACAGAAAAAAACTGCATTCTACATAATAGAAAACAGCAAAGGAGGAGTAACAAGTCTTGGGATGTAGGCAAAGAGAACAGACAAAATATAGTCCGGGTAAACCTACAAAAAAATACTGACAGAAAACAAAATGATCCTTGTGGTCACCAATCAAATTGTTCTGGGTACACTTGTCGGGCCGTTATCGGGGTGAGCTTCAGGTTGGTTGATGAAACCACAAAACTAATGGTTCCAATCATGATTCCCAAGAAATCATCACTGCTGAAGGACAATTTgtgaagagagaaaaaaaaagctAAATCAGGTAAACTGAACGTGCATTCTCATTGTCACCTCAACGCATAAGTTATTTTGGTCTCTAGACAGTCATCAAGAAAGTAGTCTCTGGTCTGGAGGATCATTCACCTCACACTTATCCAAGGTACATAACTAGGGACTTGCAGAAGGAGATGCAGACTGGAGCCCTAGACATTCTTGCTGGCGTACTTGTCAGGTTCATCATCCTTGAAGAGGTCGTCCATGACATCGTCATTCTTGGTGCTTTCAAAGGTGGAACCAGGGGTGCCGAGGGAGAACTCATCACCACCGGTGGAACCTGCAGGAGCACCATGGTTTCCAGCTGGGTTTCCACCGAAGCCACTGGCACCACCAAAGTTGCCGGCAGCAAAGTTGTCGCCGCCACCACCACTGTTGCTACCATAACCACCTCCTCCATAGCCACCACCGCCATatcctcctcctccaaagccgccaccaccacctccataaCCAGCACCATTACGGAAGCCAGCGGTCCTCTCAGTGGCAGCACTAACCCGTAGGTTGCGTCCATGTAGATCCTGAGATAAGAAATAAGTTGATGGGCAACATTAGATGCGAATCTTTGAAACTTATATGAATCATTGCATGttcttgaaactgaaactcctacaGTAAACCTGTCAAGGGCAGGTGATGAAAACAATTGTAGTAAGCTCACTCACTGATGAACTTGACATCATTCCATTTTCCTAACAGGCTAGCAGAGCATTAAGAAAGATGATGTGGCAGAATTCACGAATTTTTTTGCTATTATAACATCAATATCACAGTTCCCAATACTTCCATTACATGCTAGAGTTATCCAACTTGAATCGGATTGCAGTGATAACTGGTGCACAACACATATCTTATTCTTTGTTATTCAAGACACAGCCATGACACCCAGGGAAGTACACTGAACTTCCAACCAATCAACAGGAGTTTGACCATCATTAATGTCGAATACACAGTTAAGAAAACAAGTTTAAGAAACATTGTTTTGATGGAGAGAATTGGGGTAAGATATAGTTCTAAATAATTTATCCTGGTCTGAAATTTCTCGGCTAAACATAGAGTCATTAGACTAATATCACAAAGCACAGCACCAAGAAAAGCTGATAGAGTTCATCCCGAATATGATTTTACCTTTCCATCCAAGGCCATGATGGCAGATGAAGCCTGTTCTTCTGCTGCATAAGTTATAAAGCCAAAACCTCTAGACCTGCCAGTGTCGCGGTCTACGATAATCTTAGCTGgaaagaacaaaagaaaaagaaaaccattACCAAAACAGCAGCCCAAGATAAGCACGGAGAAAGATTAAGAGCTGCATACCATCAATAATTTCCCCATAATGGGAAAAAGCATCTCTCAGACTGCCCTCGTCTGTGTTAAAGGAAAGCCCTACAACAATTACTCATGGCAGTCAGAGAACAGCATCGCAGCAGAACAACTGATTTTTGAACAGATCATCAACAGAGGTATAAGCTATAAGCAGGTCAAACCTCCTACGAAGAGCTTCGAGGATGACATGCATCTTATCGCCTGATAGAGAGTCGGGTTCGAGCTGGTGGCCTTCTTGAGCAGATTACCAAGCTTATTAACCAGGGCCATAACTTCAATCTGCAGCAGAACGAGATGACGAAACACAGAACATGTAAGAAAAGTTGATTCTTTAATGCAATGCCAGACTGCCAGTTGAGGAACAGGTAAGTACTTGGCACTTAACAGCTAAGTTACACGGGACGGGGATACGAACACTGAATATACCGGTAGACGGCATTTCCCAAAAACACAAATTCGAGGATACGTGAGTGTGtgctcttttttatttattttttatttttgagaaGGAGAACATGACAATACTACAAAATAGTGTCAACGGATTTTCGTAGTTCCCCTTCTCCAAGCTCTTGTGACCTCAAATTTTCATTAGGCTCCCAAGCAGCAAATAGCATCGTCATATAGATATAGACAGCCAGACACATACAGATGAATAATACAGTACAAATTAGCAAATTGGGTGCTGCCAATCAAACCCATTCCCAGTTACAGGCCGAGCCGACCCACTGCTGCTGCCGCTGTTGCCATTCCTGTTTCTCTCTCTGCTCGGCGTAAGCAGCCAGGCACGCACTGAGCAGGGCGAGCACACACTACGGTAGAGAAAAACAGTGGGAATGAGAGAGCCGGGGAGGAGGTCACCTGCTGCCTGCTGCAGTGGAGGACGGAGGCGGCGCGGTGCCCTGCGGCGGCGAGGGGCAGGGGGTcctggaggcggcggcgaggggcagAGGGTCCTGGAGGCGGCGGCGCGTGTAGACCTGGCAGGTGCGTCTCGTCGTCCCTTCGCTCTGAGTCTGTGACCTGGGCAGTAGTGGACTGGACTGGACACTTGTTTCGTGCGTCTGCAGTTGGGCTGAAATCTTTTGGGCTTTCGGGTTGAAATTGACTGGGCTGCGTATCTTCCCCCATCGGTGACCTCTTTTGTGGACGACGCCGCCCTATCTGAGTTTTGAACcttttgctcaaaaaaaaaaaacaaatctgAGCTTTCAACCCTCAAAAGGAgccttcaaaaaaaaaaactcagaAGGAAAATTCTGACGAGATCATGAAAGAAGTAAGGATATATTGATGTGAAATATCATTATGTGAGTGAATGTGTTGAGAATGGCAGCATAGAAGTGGAGTTTGTACGTACAGGAGATCAGCTCGCAGATACAGACAAAGGCGTTGGGAAGAGTTAGCCTCCTGGAGCTGAGGTACAGAATCGGAGTACGTTCACTGGAGCAGATCCCTTAAGTTTGAGGAGGTGAATGATGTTAACCTCGACGTATCTGCATCAtttagtttttctgtttatttCCTTGGTAGCAACATAAGTGCAgccttcccgcaaaaaaaaacgTAAGTGCAGCCGCATGGTTTACTCGAATTTATGTAGGTTGCACGGGCCGAAAGCTAGCTCGTTCTTGTTGTGGCCCGTCCTAGTCTTTAGCTTGGTTTGTTAGCTCCAGACTCGACACGATCGCGGAGAGCTTCCCGCTGTTTTTCAGTTGCAAGATGGAATAAAACAAAGACCCAGAAAAGATGCAAAGAATTACGCGTCGCAAAACTCTTCTTTCTCCGTGTGACTCTGTTCCTCTGTTTTCAGTCTACCTCGTGTGTGCAGTGTTCTTTGGAGAAAAATTCAGATAGAAGGAGAGATAGTTGAGATTAGGACATGAATCTAACAAATCAAGGATTTGAAAAtgttaaaatgtgtatagaaaacaaATATCGACCATGTCTTAAAAATTCTTAATCTTGTATTTGATAAATagtaaccaagcatttgaaaaatgtcaaaaatgtgtatagaaaaatgttgaccatgtctTAAAAAATTGTTAAAGTTGTATTTAAAAAATGCTAGACGTGTACTAGAAATTTTTTCTTCACATATACGAAAAATGTAGATTGAAAATCAAAAGAAACAATGAAAACCAAAAACAGaaaccaaagaaaacaaaaaaaacaaaaaaaaaactaagaaACAAGTGCAAAAGGAATGAAAACcaataataaaacaaaaaaaacgtTGAAACCCAAGAAAGAATCAAAAAATAGAGAAAAGTGAGAAAGACAAGGAAAaccaagaaaagaaacaaaaaaacataagaaagaagagaaaacccaTGAAAAACAAGAGAGAAATGAAGAAAACCAgttgaaaacaacaacaaaaaatgaagaaaaacccgTTGAAGAAATAGAAAAGTCAAATTAAGAACAGCAAAAATAATCGAAGAAACCAGAGCGAACGCAAGCATCTCAATCAAAACCAGATCAAACAAAAAAAATAGACAAAATTGGGCTGGCCCAATGACTACACGTGATGGAAAGCATTTAGGCGAGGGCAGCATATTTTTGGCTATAAGCGAAATATAGCTCCCATGGGCCTGGTGTGCCTAGCATACCGTCGTGCCGGCCTGAATAGCATCTGTTGTTAGGGTATGTCTcttcctaagtggttttggtgattgatgacaatacttttgcggactaatcgtgggCATTAagtatttcagagattcattcaTGGGCACGAGACGATTCATACCCCTCAGAGCTTAGAGTGAAGACGGTGTAGTCTCTTTCGTTtcggttttggtggacttgagtcgtaggagacaccgtactatcaagaggggtccgcattggaaaggctagggtggaatcaacacgtacacttcatATTTGCACCCCAGCTCCTTTCCTCGTCTTGGAGTATACCATTTCATCGGAAGAGGGGCTTGTGAGgtgctagcggtagtaccgctgaacAAGGTGGTAGTACGGCCTATGGTcttcaagcggcagtaccgctgtctcacggtggtagtaccgctcgtagGCATCGGTGGCAGTACCGTCCCGGCTCGGCACaggtaccgcctcgattcgagggcgtCACTCctcgtgtcgggttgtgcggcagtagtagtggtagtaccgcacgtgagcggtagtaccgtgactaCCACCGCTACTAGTACCGccccagccctctctctctctctctctctctctctctctctctctctctctcttccattCCCCCTCAGATGCCTCTGCTCTCAGTCtccgcagtagtaccgctgggggtcgTAGTAGTACCGCTGCcaccagcggtagtgccgctccactgagcagtagtaccgctctgtgcgggctgaagaggggataacggttggatgagttcccccactataaaaggaggtcttcttctccaagaagactcacctattccctccccaagctccattgttgctcaaacctccattttcgcccaatctctcttcctagccaatcaaacttgttgattttctagggattggttgagaaggccctgatctacacttccaccaagagaaatttgattcccccactaatcccttggggatcttgttactcttgggtgtttgagcaccctagacgattgaggtcaccgcggagccatattccattgtggtgaagctttgtggtatcgttgggagcctccaattaagttgtggagatagccccaaccttatttgtaaaggttcggtcaccgccttcaagagCACAAGtagtggattcacggcatctcgcattgtgtgagggcgtgaggagaatacggtggccctagtggcttcttggggagcattgtgcctccacaccgctccaacggagacgtagttcctctcaaagggaaggaacttcggtaacacatcctcgtctccaccggctccactcttggttatctcttatctttacttgtgcaagtttatattgtgttgtatcccttgcttgcttgtgtgcttgtgttgttgcatcatatagattGCTCACCTaattgcacatctagacaacctatttcgatgctaagtttaatttggtcaagaaaagcgaaaaattgttagttgcctattcacccccccccctctagtcaaccatatcgatcctttgaTCTGTGCCATAACTGGCCTGGATGGTGCAGTGCACGGGGCGGCAGGGCATGGCCCGTCCAGTAAACATGCACGATTACGGTGGGTCTGACCAGGCCGGCCTGTTTGGCCAGCTCTAGAGCCTTGAGCCTACCGTGTttctcaaacaaacaaaaaactaaTGATAGGTTGAACAGCGTCGTGCCTCGGTCGTATTGGATCAGTGGTGGTGCTATGTTAGGGCCGGGGGGaaggggggccgctgcccccccccccccagcatttGACCAATTTCTGAAGATTGTTTTTAAGAAGACTTAGATTAGAACATTTTTGGCATTCAGAAACTGATGTTTCGTGTTTCGCCCCCAGAGTTATTCGGCTagcttttttttagaaaaacctcGCCACTTTATTACTCAAGGATGTTCATAGGCACACGTGCAGGGTCATGAGGATTACCCAGCCATATGTGTCTACCTACATTCAGATTACAAGCAAACTTGGCGAGGTTATGAGCCTCGAAGTTGTGGTTTCTAGACTCATTAACAAAAGAATAGAAAGCAAAATTATTACAATGACTTGTTATTTCATGAACGATGGCAGCATGGGCTCATCCCGTGCCCTTGTTAATATCATTCACCACTCCCAGGCAGTCCGACGCCACCTTTAGCCTCCGCTCGAGAAGATCATCCGCCAAAGCCAAAGCTTCCCTGCATGCATAAGTTTCCAGGATAGTTGGATCTCTGATCccattattgaaggaaatatgcctgaatgtaaagtacacacggacctgaatgtagcagatccgttgactaaacctctccctagggcaaaacatgatcaacaccaggacgcaatgggtgttcgattcatcacaatgtaactagattattgactctagtgcaagtgggagactgttggaaatatgccctagaggcaataataaatggttattattatatttctgtgttcatgataatagtctattattcatgctataattgtattgtccggaaatcgtaatacatgtgtgaatacatagaccacaacctgtccctagtaagcctctagttgactagctcgttgatcaacagatagtcatggtttcctgactatggacattggatgtcattgataacgggatcacatcattaggagaatgatgtgatggacaagacccaacttaagcatagcataaaagatcgtgtagtttcgtttgctagagcttttccaatgtcaagtatcttttccttagaccatgagatcgtgcaactcccggataccgtaggagtgctttgggtgtgccaaacgtcacaacgtaactgggtgactataaaggtgcattacgggtatctccgaaagtgtctgttgggttggcacggatcgagactgggatttgtcactccatgtgacggagaggtatctctgggcccactcggtaatgcatcatcataatgagctcaatgtgactaaggcgttagtcatgggatcatgcattgcggtacgagtaaagagacttgccggtaacgagattgaacaaggtattgggataccgacgatcgaatctcgggcaagtaacataccgtttgacaaagggaattgcatacggattgattgaatcctcgacgccgtggttcatccgatgatatcatcgtggaacatgtgggagccaacatgggtatccagatcccgctgttggttattgaccggagaggcgtctcggtcatgtctgcatgtctcccgaacccgtagggtctacacacttaaggtccggtgacgctagggttgtagagatatatgtatgcggaaacccgaaagttgttcggagtcccggatgagatcccggacgtcacgagaggttccggaatggtccggaggtaaagatttatatatgggaagtcttattttggtcgccggaaaagtttcgcgctttatcggtattgtaccgggagtgccgaaaggggtccgggggtccaccaagggggtccaccagccccggggggccacatgggctgtaaggggtgcgccttggcctatatgggccaagggcaccagccccaagaggcccatgcgcaagagataagaaagaagggagagtcctaaagggggaaggcacctcgggggggaaggactcccccctggccgcacccttccttggaggaaggggcaaggctgcgccccccctctcccttggccctatatatagtgggggaagggagggcagcaagatctaagccttgggcgcctccctcctcccctgcaacacctctctctctctcgtagaagctcggcgaagccctgccggagacccgctacatccaccaccacgccgtcgtgctgttggatctccatcaacctctcctccccccttgctggatcaagaaggaggagacgtcgctgcaccgtacgtgtgttgaacgcggaggtgccgtccgttcggcactcggtcatcggtgatttggatcacggcgagtacgactccgtcatccacgttcattggaacgcttccgctcgcgatctacaagggtatgtagatgcactcctttcccctcgttgctagtagactccatagatgcatcttggtgagcgtaggaaaattttaaattatgctacgattcccaacagtggcatcatgagccaggtctatgcgtagttactatgcacaagtagaacacaaagtagttggcgttgagtttgccaattcttcttgccgctactagtcttttcttgtttcggcggcattgtaggatgaagcggcccggaccgaccttacacgtactcttacgtgagacaggttccaccgactgacatgcacaagttgcataaggtggctagcgggtgtctgtctctcctactttagtcggaacggattcgatgaaaagggtccttatgaagggtaaatagaaattggcaaatcacgttgtggtcatacgtaggtaagaaacgttcttgctagaaacctacaaaccacgtaaaaacttgcaacaacaattagaggacgtctaacttgtttttgcagcaagtgctatgtgatgtgatatggccagaagatgtgatgaatgatatatgtgatgtatgagattgatcatattcttgtaataggaatcacgacttgcatgtcgatgagtatgacaaccggcaggagccataggagttgtctttattattttgtatgacctacgtgtcattgaataacgccatgtaaattactttactttattgctaaacgcgttagccatagaagtagaagtaatcgttggcgtgacgacttcatgaagacacaatgatggagatcatggtgtcatgccggtgacaaagttgatcatggtgccccgaagatggagatcaaaggagcatgatgatattggccatatcatgtcactatttgattgcatgtgatgtttatcatgttttgcatcttatttgcttagaacgacggtagcaagtaggatgatcccttataataatttcaagaaagtgttcaccctaactgtgcaccgttgcgaaggttcgtcgtttcgaagcaccacgtgatgatcgggtgtgatagattcttacgttcgaatacaacgggtgttgacgagcctagcatgtacagacatggcctcggaacacacgcaatacacttaggttgacttgacgagcctagcatgtacagacatggcctcggaacacggaggaccgaaaggtcgagcatgagtcgtatagaagatacgatcaacatggagatgttcaccgatcttgactagtccgtctcacgtgatgatcggacacggcctagttgaactcggatcatgtttcacttagatgactagagggatgtctatctgagtgggagttcattaaataatttgattagatgaactcaattatcatgaacttagtctaaaatctttacactatgtcttgtagatcaaatggccaacgttgtcctcaatttcaacgcgttcctagagaaaaccaagctgaaagatgatggcagcaactatacggactgggtccggaacctgaggctcatcctcatagtagccaagaaagattatgtcttagaagcaccgctaggtgatgcaccaatcccacagaaccaagacgttatgaacgcttggcaatcacgtgctgatgattactccctcgttcagtgcggcatgctttacagcttagaaccgggtctccaaaagcgttttgagaaacatggagcatatgagatgttcgaggagctgaaactagttttccaagctcatgcccgggtcgagagatatgatgtctccgacaagttcttcagctgtaaaatggaggagaatagttctgttagtgagcacatactcagaatgtctgggttgcacaaccgcttgtctcagctgggagttaatctcccggatgacgcggtcattgacagaatcctccagtcgcttccaccaagctacaagagctttgtgatgaactacaatatgc
Coding sequences within:
- the LOC123075264 gene encoding uncharacterized protein At4g15970 translates to MGPVKEGSLKKLCSQHVVSFFLGAPLPMVVLFVLASDRVGEQLSGISGSWLGNSNGGTPGAAPAPLEHAVERFPGLAELLPKVCTEDRTVIITSVNEAWARPGSLLDLYLESFNNGEDTAHLLDHLLVVALDPAGFRRCVAVHPHCYLLEVTTVNLTSAARFMSRQYLELVWTKLELQQRVLELGYNFLFTDTDMLVLRNPFRRIPVYADMSVSSDDYSAARAHPLDNPLNTGLYYVKATSRGVRVLKYWRAARARFPGAHDQSVFHNIKRELVQKLGVAIEPLDTVYFGGFCEYHDDLASACTMHADCCVGVDNKVHDLKDVAADWKRYTRMAPEERKKAGGNVTWTVPARCRRSVNWSKPVHP
- the LOC123080303 gene encoding glycine-rich RNA-binding protein 2, mitochondrial, giving the protein MALVNKLGNLLKKATSSNPTLYQAIRCMSSSKLFVGGLSFNTDEGSLRDAFSHYGEIIDAKIIVDRDTGRSRGFGFITYAAEEQASSAIMALDGKDLHGRNLRVSAATERTAGFRNGAGYGGGGGGFGGGGYGGGGYGGGGYGSNSGGGGDNFAAGNFGGASGFGGNPAGNHGAPAGSTGGDEFSLGTPGSTFESTKNDDVMDDLFKDDEPDKYASKNV